Proteins encoded by one window of Perca fluviatilis chromosome 13, GENO_Pfluv_1.0, whole genome shotgun sequence:
- the gmpr gene encoding GMP reductase 1 isoform X2, which produces MWAGAGLAPFAINKLAAWRFGFGSWGLGPAATTAATAFIRRVSSVCSSSSSASSWLSFWAAKMPRVDSDLKLDFKDVLFRPKRSSLKSRSEVDLQRTFTFRNSKQTYTGIPIIAANMDTTGTFEMAQVLSKHVAASSGSGVADLEKLCAILEAVPALKYICLDVANGYSEYFVEFVKTVREKFPKHTIMAGNVVTGEMVEELILSGADIIKVGIGPGSVCTTRIKTGVGYPQLSAVIECADSAHGLKGHIISDGGCSCPGDVAKAFGAGADFVMMGGMLAGHDQCTGEVIEKNGKKYKLFYGMSSDTAMKRYVGGVAEYRASEGRTVEVPYRGDVENTIRDVLGGLRSTCTYVGAAKLKELSRRTTFIRVTQQSSQMFTS; this is translated from the exons ATGTGGGCCGGGGCTGGGCTGGCCCCCTTTGCTATAAATAAGCTGGCCGCCTGGAGGTTCGGGTTTGGTAGTTGGGGCTTGGGACCAGCAGCCACCACTGCTGCTACAGCCTTTATCAGGAGAGTCTCCTCCGTATGCTCATCATCCTCATCAGCCTCATCCTGGTTATCATTCTGGGCAGCCAAGATGCCTCGTGTGGACTCAGACCTCAAGCTGGACTTTAAGGATGTCCTCTTCAGACCTAAGAGGAGCAGCCTGAAGAGTCGCTCAGAG GTGGACCTTCAGAGGACCTTCACATTCCGCAACTCCAAACAAACATACACTGGCATCCCCATCATCGCTGCCAACATGGACACCACAGGAACGTTTGAGATGGCACAGGTCCTCAGCAAA CATGTAGCTGCTAGCTCAGGCAGTGGCGTTGCAGATCTTGAGAAGCTGTGTGCCATCTTGGAAGCTGTCCCCGCCCTCAAGTACATCTGTCTGGATGTGGCCAACGGCTACTCTGAGTACTTTGTGGAGTTTGTCAAGACGGTCAGAGAAAAGTTTCCCAAACACACCATCATG GCTGGCAACGTGGTAACAGGGGAGATGGTGGAAGAGCTCATCCTCTCCGGGGCTGACATCATCAAAGTGGGCATCGGGCCAG GGTCTGTATGCACAACTAGGATCAAGACAGGAGTGGGCTACCCACAGCTCAGTGCTGTAATAGAGTGTGCAGACTCAGCCCATGGACTCAAAGGACACATTATCTCT GATGGTGGCTGCAGTTGCCCAGGAGATGTAGCTAAGGCCTTTG GTGCAGGGGCTGACTTTGTAATGATGGGAGGAATGCTTGCAGGCCACGACCAGTGCACCGGAGAGGTCATTGAGAAGAATGGCAAGAAATACAAACTCTTCTATGGCATGAGCTCCGACACCGCCATGAAGAGATACGTGGGTGGAGTTGCTGAGTACAG GGCGTCTGAGGGGAGGACAGTGGAGGTTCCCTATAGAGGAGATGTGGAGAACACTATCCGAGACGTGTTGGGGGGCCTTCGCTCCACCTGCACCTATGTGGGCGCCGCCAAGCTCAAAGAGCTGAGCAGGAGAACCACCTTCATTCGTGTCACACAACAGTCCAGCCAAATGTTCACTTCGTAG
- the gmpr gene encoding GMP reductase 1 isoform X1: protein MWAGAGLAPFAINKLAAWRFGFGSWGLGPAATTAATAFIRRVSSVCSSSSSASSWLSFWAAKMPRVDSDLKLDFKDVLFRPKRSSLKSRSEVDLQRTFTFRNSKQTYTGIPIIAANMDTTGTFEMAQVLSKHTLFTAIHKHYSVEDWKNFAANHPECLEHVAASSGSGVADLEKLCAILEAVPALKYICLDVANGYSEYFVEFVKTVREKFPKHTIMAGNVVTGEMVEELILSGADIIKVGIGPGSVCTTRIKTGVGYPQLSAVIECADSAHGLKGHIISDGGCSCPGDVAKAFGAGADFVMMGGMLAGHDQCTGEVIEKNGKKYKLFYGMSSDTAMKRYVGGVAEYRASEGRTVEVPYRGDVENTIRDVLGGLRSTCTYVGAAKLKELSRRTTFIRVTQQSSQMFTS from the exons ATGTGGGCCGGGGCTGGGCTGGCCCCCTTTGCTATAAATAAGCTGGCCGCCTGGAGGTTCGGGTTTGGTAGTTGGGGCTTGGGACCAGCAGCCACCACTGCTGCTACAGCCTTTATCAGGAGAGTCTCCTCCGTATGCTCATCATCCTCATCAGCCTCATCCTGGTTATCATTCTGGGCAGCCAAGATGCCTCGTGTGGACTCAGACCTCAAGCTGGACTTTAAGGATGTCCTCTTCAGACCTAAGAGGAGCAGCCTGAAGAGTCGCTCAGAG GTGGACCTTCAGAGGACCTTCACATTCCGCAACTCCAAACAAACATACACTGGCATCCCCATCATCGCTGCCAACATGGACACCACAGGAACGTTTGAGATGGCACAGGTCCTCAGCAAA cacaCTCTCTTCACAGCCATCCATAAACACTATTCTGTAGAGGACTGGAAGAATTTTGCTGCCAATCATCCAGAATGCTTAGAG CATGTAGCTGCTAGCTCAGGCAGTGGCGTTGCAGATCTTGAGAAGCTGTGTGCCATCTTGGAAGCTGTCCCCGCCCTCAAGTACATCTGTCTGGATGTGGCCAACGGCTACTCTGAGTACTTTGTGGAGTTTGTCAAGACGGTCAGAGAAAAGTTTCCCAAACACACCATCATG GCTGGCAACGTGGTAACAGGGGAGATGGTGGAAGAGCTCATCCTCTCCGGGGCTGACATCATCAAAGTGGGCATCGGGCCAG GGTCTGTATGCACAACTAGGATCAAGACAGGAGTGGGCTACCCACAGCTCAGTGCTGTAATAGAGTGTGCAGACTCAGCCCATGGACTCAAAGGACACATTATCTCT GATGGTGGCTGCAGTTGCCCAGGAGATGTAGCTAAGGCCTTTG GTGCAGGGGCTGACTTTGTAATGATGGGAGGAATGCTTGCAGGCCACGACCAGTGCACCGGAGAGGTCATTGAGAAGAATGGCAAGAAATACAAACTCTTCTATGGCATGAGCTCCGACACCGCCATGAAGAGATACGTGGGTGGAGTTGCTGAGTACAG GGCGTCTGAGGGGAGGACAGTGGAGGTTCCCTATAGAGGAGATGTGGAGAACACTATCCGAGACGTGTTGGGGGGCCTTCGCTCCACCTGCACCTATGTGGGCGCCGCCAAGCTCAAAGAGCTGAGCAGGAGAACCACCTTCATTCGTGTCACACAACAGTCCAGCCAAATGTTCACTTCGTAG